A window of Eucalyptus grandis isolate ANBG69807.140 chromosome 4, ASM1654582v1, whole genome shotgun sequence genomic DNA:
cctttgttttcctgcTCTGTTCATTCGCTCTTGTGTTCCAAGAAATGGAGCTAGAGAAGCGAGAATTAACCAAGACATGATCATCCAATCATGAGAACATAAAAACTGAGCAAGAAAGACGAAGAACCTTGAGGGCGTATAGACTCCGAAGCAGAGGCCATCGCTGCGCCCAGCTATGCTCTTCTCAACAATAACTGCGACATACCCAGAAAcgatgaggaaaaaaaagaagaaaaagaccaagAATTGCACTAAACCCATGAACGCCGAGAGAGAATTACGAAGTTCCAAGAAGCGGAGCAAGAATTCAGGACCCACTACAGGAGCAAGTGCCCGGATCAAGCTTGAAGACAGAACAGAAGCCGATGCCGTACTGTATTTATATAGGTGGTGGGTTCGTGCTCGCGTGCGTGTTCGTGCCCGTATCACCTTGGGATGCGTATTGGCATGTTTAACTGCATTCTTTAAGCGAAAAGAATCCTGGAACTTGTCCGTTTCCTTTGGACTGATAATAGATTTATCTCAGACTTTCGGTCTCAgcaattatattatattttgtaCTCAGTTTCAGCTTAGGCCCTTACCAAATTCTAGTTGAAGAAATCACGACCGATGTTGATTGATTATGGAGTCATAGCTGAgtataaatttataaatgatgATTAATGAGTTTAAAATATAGTTAGCGCACCACATTCAATGAATGATAATATTAGTATTGAACAATTAATAATTccatattatatttaaaaaatatccatCAGCATACAATCAATGTTTTTCCACGAATTGCTGAACAGGTCATGTCCAGGTCATATCCAGATCTGGAAGCATGTTTGGATATGTTCTTTTCATTGGATAGAATGATGATCTCAGCGCAAAGAAAGCAGCATACCACGATTACTCAGAAGCGTTTACGGCTTAAACAGAGGATTAGTACAATCCGATCTCTCGCCTGAAGAGGAATAAGAGCACGAAAAAGAGAGCAAACTATGAGGAGCATCTTCCTAATACAGACTCAGCAAATGGGTATGAGAGAAACAATGCTGATCTCCTTCTGTTCTTTGTTTGTGCAAAATTCCATCAGTTATGAGATGATGCGCCTGAAGGTCAGATTGATCCGGAGTCCCTCCGCTTTGGCACGCTTTGGTACCGAGTGGACCCAATCCCGTTGCGTGTAGCCTCTCATCACTAGCAAGGAGCCATGCTTCAGGACAAACGTGTGTTGATCAGCATCACCGCCCATCCTTGATCGTTTCCTTACTGGTTCATCATCCGGTCTTCTTGCTGACCACCACACCAAGACAAAATAGGCATAAGTACATTGACTTAATATAGACTTTCATTAAGTCTGAATTCTACTATCAAATCATAGTCTAATTGTCAACAGAGGTTCCGTGGCATAGTTTATTCCAGTTCCTTTCAGCAAATTAAAGGATCAACAAGTTCACCTTGGGAGTTTTTACTGGGTTTCTTCTTGAGGAAAAATCGCGTTCGCATCCAAAGGAAACAGAGGCGATTTCTGGAGTAGATCCATATAGTTTCTCGTCGTCAGAATGCCAACCTACATAGTCATTGCCCCCTTTGTATCTATTTAATAGAAGGGAATTGAATTTACTTCCAGGAAGTGCATTGTGAACCTTCAGAAAAGATACTAGATAGATGTTAACATAAAGAGAATCATGAAAGTACTATTTTTCTgaggaaaatgtgaaaaaaatttcatcacacAGCACCCTCACCGCCTCCAAGATTTCCTTGAGCAAGGGATAATCGTCCCACGAGTAGGCATGTGGTTGATATCCACTGTACACCAATTCTGTCAGACCAGCATCTGCGATATAGCATGTATCTCTGGGCTGCAATAGAAAATGCATACTTTAGCATAGCAGTATAGGCCATGACTATGAGTACCAAAAGCATTTCATTGCTTAAGCACTGCAGTACCACACAAGCTAGAAGGAACCCGCCAAACCCTACAAAATCTTGTGAGAATCTCTAATAAGTCTTCACCATCTGCATAACTACATCAAATTAATGGCTTCTAACAATGCATTCTGTTTGAGAAGCAAACAAACAGGAATTACAGACAGACTGACTGGCACCTGTCAAGTTACCTGAAATTATAACAGTGCCAATTACAAAGCTGCGTCATATATTTCTGTGACTAACTCTTCTAACATCAGTGATCAGGAACTAAACACACCACCTTCAGTTTGAACGATTATAGCATCTCCACAGAAAGTCACTGGTAATAAATTGAATCAGCTAACCAAATAAGTACATTACAAATCCTGACCActaatgaaatttatttttcttttttgggcaaTGCCAGAAAATTGCCTTGGAATCTATAGGATAAGGGCTCAACGAATTTAGCTCTTCAGTTGAGGCACTCACATTTAGATCTTCACTCATAATTCTCACCTCAAACTTTTAAAGATTGCGTATTTAGAGAACTTCGTTCACGCCCCCAACCTTGCACAATGTGCGTTTTTCTTTCAGCTCAACATCACTGGCATTTAACTAAAAACTCAAGGCATCTATTGATGAAACAATGAGCAGATCATGATGAACTTATGATGCAAACCCTAGCAGCTTCATCCGACAGTGAACAAGAACCCAAGAACCACAACATCGCCTCATCAACAAAAGACCGCAACTTTGGTCGATTCACCGAATCAAAAGCTGAGCCCAACATCTTTCCCAAATACCTTACAGACGAAAGAAGCCTAAAAAATCCTCCTTTCTTGCCCTGACATGATCACACTCTGGGACAGCATTCCAGCGGCTGAACAAATCGAACAACACGAACAACAACAACATGCGGAAATGCAAAATGCGTCGCGAATTATAAGTCTAAAAGACCTGCAAACAAGTGCGTCCAAAGACCCGGATCGTGGGTCTCGTCCAAGGGATGTGCTTGTCGAGGTAGTCGCAAAACCGCCACGACTCGTCGCGCGAGAGGAAGCGGGGCATGTACACGACCTCGCTCCCGTTTCCAAGATCGACCCTCGTCGATTTTTTCGCGGGTTCATCGCCGGAGCGAGATGGGTTCGTgggttctccttctccttcttcttcttcttctgccgAGATGGGTTTCGATTTCAGACGAAGGGTCATCGCAGTTTTCTTGAAAAGGATCGCAAGAAGAGCCAAGTAGCCATTTCCAGCGCCAAAGGAGGTTCCTTTCATAGGCCATTTTGCTTTCCATTTCTtgagctttttatttttttttccaattaccCTTCACGacccaaaacaaagaaaaaaacacaaaaaagaataCTCATTCAATCTTAGAAAATCTTACAAATCATCCAATTAGTATGCAAgcgtaaattttttatttcttgctcTTAAACTAATGATGTTTTCTCAGCATCATTTCACGAAGTGTTTATAACCTTCTATACTTGATAATCAATGTGAATATGCTATTACCGCAAGTATCCTatcaaacattttataaatCCTCATTTTGAGTTTATCTTCTAACCTCATATTAGAAAAAATTTGGTATATTCAATGAACCATTTAATCTGATCGAATTCCGCATGAAAACAATCACAGTTTATCGATCTAATGATGAGACCGAATGCGCTTATCACCCCCACCAAGATTTTCCTCAAGCGAGTAGCACGGGTGATTGTACATCAGATCTCATGTGCAGGAACAAGTCAACAAGATGGTACTGTGGAAAGACAAGATAGGCACACGTTAGGGACTCCAAAGGCCCTTGCTAACTTCTTCACAGCAACCTTCTGGCACACGATAAAAAGAGTAAGAACAGACGACATTACATTGAAAAATCTCTCTGCTTCATCACTACCGCATACACACTATTTTGCTTTATCCACCTACAAAGTAGTCACTCTTCAGTTGGTCCATTGACCGCCTTGCGAAACCCTAAACTagtcaaaaaatcaaaacttgatCAGGCCAGGAACGCTGTTAGCTACAATGCTTCAGCTAAACCTGAGTTTCGACTTCTGACTATCTAGTGCCTGAGAAAGAATTATCTATGAACTTGATCTTCAACTGAATCTCCCCGGACTCGACATCGCTGAGCCTCAACCACACATCCTGCACGACCTCGCCATCTATGCAAGCGATAGAGCTGTCCCTTACAAGGCAGTTGTCACCATCCGGGGCGACCTTTCTCAGCGTCGTCTCACCGGAGGAAACCTTTAGGATCTGTCTCAGTCTAGCAGAAGAGACTATGGGTTGAAGGCTTACGTGGGCATGTCCCATTTTGTCATCTGCCTTGAAATGGTCTCTGTCAAACACTTCCTGCAGCAAGTGATTGAATCATATGTCGTTATATAGCCGCAATTGTACAATGAATTGACGGCCCCCAACAGGAAGACATGGGACAGAGAAGCATGAAGAAGTCCAAAAAGAGTGGGTTTTGGCTTTAAAAGTAATCAGAACACTCACATTATAAAACAGATTCGACCATTCCGTTCTCCAACTAATAAGCATAACTGGAACTTCAGAATGGATAGATGAAAAGCAGTTCAAACATTTTATGCTCCAAAACTTTGTTCTTAACTGTATTATATTATGATGACAAATCGCGAGAGCACGcttgcacagagagagagagagagagagagaaataccAAGTTTAGCATTCCCACAGGTTCTGCAAGAGAAAAACTTAGTTCCTCATTCCAGACAGGATTCAGGCAGCTCTTTATAACTCTGGTTTTAGCAGTCTGCTAAATGATGAAAGTTGTAAGCGCCAGATTTTCACTGAAGAGACTAATTGAATGCCTAAACTATGGAAGTGAATCGAAAGTCCCAAAGAAAAAGGCATTCAGACTAATGCAGTATTGACAACCAAAGCGCTTCAATATATCTTACACTCTGTGACAGCCAAAAACTCTGCCATCAATTCATTAGTGCTCATACTATTAGCACCTCAGAAGAAATTTATAACTGACCTACAGCACCAGATCATCAAAAACCAATTGGATATGAACTTGACAGGCCTAGACAACTTGGTACACAAAGGTTCTAATGAGAGACCAAGCATTCACCTGGTTGCCCAACTTGACAATAACATATGGATCGCTGCTCTTGAAGTCCCTGATCACTAGACCTTTCCCTCTCACAACAGTCACTTTTAACTGTCCCAATGGCTCTCCCATGTCTTTGAATTCACAGGGAATTTCTGCAGAGGCAGAAATTAAAAAGGGTCGCAAGATGGAAGGGAAAATTTCTATCAAACAAGATTGCACAGGAGTAAGACAACAACGCAATATGTTTAAATCATGTAGGCATACAAGAATTTGCAGAAAAATGACACAAGAAATTTACCAGATCAAACTCCAACTCCGGATATCCTGAAAGAAAGTAAGCATTTTAACAGATGAGCAATTGTGCGGAGAGATCTACATATGATACTAGAATCATAAATGCGAATGCAAAGCAGCAGAGCTGTAATTGATGGATAAAGTCATCATCCACCACGCGTGCCAGatgactttatttttttccccttagaAAAGGCAAAACTTTATGACTTGCGAGGCTAAGTATAGAAAAACATTCAGTGTAAAGCACACTTTCTTTATCTTCATAATTGAATGTGCGTGGCGACAACCACAGCATCAATTTCCTCGAAGGGTCGTGCTGGTCAGGCCCCAAGACAAAACAAGAATctcgagagagaaaaaaaggggaagggaGCTTCGAAGGAAGCATCCAATGCTGCTTCAGCTACAGAGAAGACCGGATTTTTACAGGACAAGAGCCAGTTCTGCCAACAAGAACACATGGGTTCTACCCAAAACTTTAAACAAAAACAGGGGGACAAAACCACTCATCAGCAAAAAGAAGGACTTCCCAAGACCCAACAAACAAGAACGCGCACCCCCGAAGCAGTACAACTCAAAAAACTTACCCGAATGACGATCTTGCAAAGAAGAAGGTTCAGTTCTTGGTCTCAGGAGAtctagatagagagagaaagtgagagagagagagagagagaaagcagtGTCCGAGGTTGTCCCCAGTTTAATACAGAGGAAGGAGAGAGCTTTGGGGCAGACCAGGTCTCGCGCCACTCGTTCCTGCTCGCATCGAAAGAGGAAAGCCGCGTCCCCGAGCTGAGCTGGGTCGCCTCGCAGCGATGATTGGCGATCGGACCAGGCCGGTAATATCCCCGGATCTATCTCCTCAGGACGTAGTCAAAGTCCATATTATTACTCCGTCCATTTCCCCCAgtaccatcttcttcttttttccaatacGCCAAGCCTCCTCCTTTCTAGAAGTCCGGTTCTCACACAAATTGCTAAAAATCAATATCAATTTACAAAGTACTGTATCATGAAAATTAGACATAattaaaatgccaaaaaaaaaagaagaaaaaaaagaagggggggTCACCCTGAACACGGTTTTGACGTTCTAGCACAGGTCACTAATCTACCTAGGACgatctgaaatttttttggtcctACGCGTTGACCTATTCTATAGAAAAGAGATAAAACAAATTATAAGCTACCTTTCCTAGACCCGAAACAGGTGTATCCATCAGATATCCTATGCACGATGCTTGTTAGGAGCACTTTATACACGGTACTTATTTGATTAACATAAACAAGAATTAGAATTAATGTGATCAAAATTCAATGGTTACCCATGGCAGGCTTAAAAAATCATATGTTTATCTTTACCATGaggttttttttaataatccgCCCACCTAATTGTCACTGTCTTTGTAATtggaaaaattaggaaaaaaacaGAATTCAAGTAAGGTATCAATTACAAGTTTGAACAAGTCAGAGTAAAAAGCGAGTAAACCCCAGTCTCATCTCAAAAACGACCAATTGAAATTCCCCCCACCAACTTGTCGTCAACGTCATCATGTTAGAGCTTTGGGGGAAAAGAACAGGATTTTGCCGCGTATTCAACATTCTTTGGACATCTTCCTTGCCCTtcttatcttctttctttttcccccaatccacaaattaaaaattcatttcatgaaaaaaaaaaaatatagtatGAGGACCACCTTATGATGATGATCTCGTTAGAAGAAGCAACcataataattttataaactCAAAAATATATGGATTCCCTCGTAATTTCTTGATTCGCTGAAATGAATCCAAAGAgataattgtcaaaaaaaaaaaaaaaaccctaaatttattgtacagtggctaattcaatcataaactttcaaattttgctaattgTCGTGACCAAATTTTCTAGTGTAAACCAccatggattgttaagcctagacttaactctggctaatggattgttaagctcCTAGACTTAACtctggctaatggattgttaagccttggattgttaagcctagacatAACTCGAGTTCTCCCAAACTCATATCAATTTGCGACTTttggttcaagttcttaatacgcaaatttttaattaagagtcaccactaatctatttttggtgggtcgattcgAAACCAAAGTAAAGTAGCgagagagatttactttactctacGAACCAGAGAATTATGAGTTCGGGTGAGTTTggagacttggttacgctaTATTTCTCTAACGTCATTTcgataccatttcttttattttcaaaaatgttttttaatgcagtttggattgattttaaatatatttccctaatatgtgaggtgatcatacgggtgcacaaaccaccaatttaacacataataaaaagtaatgaataaattgcaaaaataaaattacctcaaagatctgcaatgttaaactagaatccacatcaacaaccctagatatgatttctaattaacacgcaatttctttttttatttgttttcacttttttaacgaaaatcatgcaatatgcaatgcaatataactaaatgacctaattctaatgtcatgcaatttttaattaaaatggacctaataacaatctctaaatgacgtacatttcataaatctaattttaatgaCATACAATGacgtttttctatttttcctaaaaatgcaatcctaactaatttattctaagactttttttttttgtattttttcatgtaattcggaattaaataaaatgtgaaaattatctaattagattaagatcctattcaatttgtattaggaattaggttgagctaaatcctaatttaaattaaaatattatcttaacccaaataatcttaaaatgcaatctatttaagaaaatacctaaacttataataaattaagaaaaatattatctaaaattaaactaagttcaatttaaccctaatatgcaatgacgtacaaaatatgccctaactctacatgacaaatgcatgatgattttttgttgtgtttctttttttggaaaattcatgataaatagaatgtttaacctaaatatgcaaataaccctaaaacatgcaatattctaatcCAAACATATTTGAAGATAAATAAGGCAATTAAAACGAGATAGCTCattcaaaatcataaaaaatatcacacattgtttaaatcaaaggataatATTTCgttaataaaatcgataaattgatttgAAGCTTTAAAGTTtccacttgattaattatttcatctaaaaccttatatagataaaataaaaaaccataGTGCAGTTGCGAATCAGGTGATATATTGAGattatttcaaacaaaggaaacaagatataaaaagatactaataaaaaataaaataacataaacttgcctaataaaataaaacaaaaatacctaattcgatttttttctttttttttttaaacaaaaaagaaatcttggGCGCTGGTTTGGGGCTCCGGCGAGGGGAAGATCGTCGGCTAGCGTTCCGGCGAGGGCTCCGGCGAGGGTGAAGACACGGGCCGGCACGGGGCTGACGTCGGATCTGGATGCGGGCGTCGCGGATCGGCACGGGGCGGCGTCGGATCTGGGAGCGGGCGTCGCGGGCCGGCACGGGGGTCAGCGACCGAGCGGAGGACGATGAGTTGAGGTGCGACAGAGGCGATGGCTGGCGTCAGGATCGTGGCGGCCTCCGGAGGGCAATCTGCTGAGGCGTTCGTGGACGAACGAGAGGTGGCGTCGGCCGGCGCAGGCGGAGTCAGGCGCTGGATCACGGGCTGCTGGACGGCGACGACAGCAGATCGTCGAGTAACGGCGAGGGGCTTCACGAGCTGCAAGATCGACGGCGGAGGCGACGTCGGATCCGGGCCGGCTGCTGTTCAGATCTACAGGCGGCGAGCGGCGTCAAGCTGCGGGCGTCGGGGCGGCGTGGCGGCGGTGCGACTCTGGGTCGCCGGTGGCTCGGCTGCCGGCGCAGGCTAGCGGGGACGGCACGGGCGGACGCCGGAGGGAGCggacggcgatggcgatggcgccGGCGGAGACTCCCCCGCCCGCGAGGATGATGAACAGTCGCGtgggggcttttctttttttctttttttttttttttgctttttctctcttacctcactttttcactttttgcttttttgtgcCTTTTTTCCCGACGGAAAAAGAACCCCCCTCTTCATTAATTCGCGCACCATGTCTTTTATAAGCCAAAAGAATATATCTCCGCGacatattttttccttttttatttgcgCGTGATACCGCTAAATATGTCGTTGAAATATATTTACCTCGCACaatattctctttttatttttcgcaTATTCCATCCAGAAAATTTCCTCTTTGCACAAAATACACCCCTTAGTGTATATTacctaaaaatatgaaaaatctaaaCAGAATATGTAAAAAATCTTCCTTTCACAGGCggtctaaaataaaataaaaaataaaaataaaaataaaacgtttctaaactatatgccatgtgtgtttttttatttttattttagtaaaaattaacccaaaaattgtgcaaaaatttaggtgtcaacactaatttaatcctaaatattttcatgattttttagtgTGGtctttccaactaattttggctagaaaacaCGAGCGTGGCAGTCATATCACATAAGACGACGAGtgtccatgtcaatgatttACTAGCTTAAATTGGCCGAAATGACTAATAGTGTATTCATTTAATAGAAAATGagttatttggaaaatatttttctaaaaatga
This region includes:
- the LOC104428141 gene encoding protein C2-DOMAIN ABA-RELATED 11 isoform X1 produces the protein MRAGTSGARPDLLRPRTEPSSLQDRHSEIPCEFKDMGEPLGQLKVTVVRGKGLVIRDFKSSDPYVIVKLGNQTAKTRVIKSCLNPVWNEELSFSLAEPVGMLNLEVFDRDHFKADDKMGHAHVSLQPIVSSARLRQILKVSSGETTLRKVAPDGDNCLVRDSSIACIDGEVVQDVWLRLSDVESGEIQLKIKFIDNSFSGTR
- the LOC104428141 gene encoding protein C2-DOMAIN ABA-RELATED 11 isoform X2 gives rise to the protein MGEPLGQLKVTVVRGKGLVIRDFKSSDPYVIVKLGNQTAKTRVIKSCLNPVWNEELSFSLAEPVGMLNLEVFDRDHFKADDKMGHAHVSLQPIVSSARLRQILKVSSGETTLRKVAPDGDNCLVRDSSIACIDGEVVQDVWLRLSDVESGEIQLKIKFIDNSFSGTR